A portion of the Chelmon rostratus isolate fCheRos1 chromosome 15, fCheRos1.pri, whole genome shotgun sequence genome contains these proteins:
- the LOC121618271 gene encoding ovarian cancer G-protein coupled receptor 1: MVFTMSEEDVINCTISHEIHQYLFSCVYILVLLIGVPSNLYSLYHAALQLKQKNELGVYLMNLTVSDLLYLASLPLWLQYIFQDDDWRHREWLCQLCGFLLYENIYISIGFLCCISLDRYLAVVHPLRFTSLRSMNAAWLVSTIIWLKEIAVGVVFFRHKELSQDRKNQSVCFEHYPMKPWEYPINYYRFTIGFMFPLAILSISYLCVLRAVGRSAGTQPDQKTRVRQLVTSTILIFLVCFSPYHIFLLVRTLLERDCNFIAGIFNYYHLSLLLTSLNCVADPALYCFVSESARRGLYSAILRPVARILCCCCRRGNASPGNPATDSHEVATDENNGHPTVMLLTHTSTLNNLKTDASRENSILITQTDEKTGKPLIVQNERLSDKCVEPSCVIAMEEHCQKTENTEESDKNTS, encoded by the exons ATGGTGTTCACTATGTCTGAGGAGGACGTGATTAACTGCACTATCAGCCATGAAATCCACCAGTACCTTTTCTCCTGTGTTTATATCCTCGTACTGCTG ATTGGTGTTCCCTCCAACCTGTACTCTTTATACCAcgctgctctgcagctgaagcagaagAATGAGCTGGGAGTTTATTTAATGAACCTCACCGTGTCTGATCTGTTATACCTGGCATCATTACCACTTTGGCTACAGTACATCTTTCAG GATGATGACTGGCGTCACAGGGAATGGTTGTGTCAGCTGTGTGGCTTCCTGCTCTATGAGAACATCTATATTAGCATTGGTTTCCTGTGCTGTATCAGTCTGGATCGCTACCTGGCTGTGGTCCATCCTTTAAG GTTCACCTCTCTCCGGTCTATGAATGCAGCGTGGCTCGTCAGCACCATCATCTGGCTGAAAGAGATCGCTGTGGGTGTGGTTTTTTTCCGCCATAAAGAGCTGAGCCAAGACCGCAAGAACCAATCAGTGTGCTTCGAGCACTACCCCATGAAGCCATGGGAGTATCCAATCAACTACTACCGCTTCACTATTGGCTTCATGTTCCCACTGGCCATTCTATCG ATCAGCTACCTGTGTGTCCTTCGTGCCGTGGGTCGGAGCGCTGGGACACAGCCAGATCAGAAGACGAGGGTCAGGCAGTTAGTCACTAGCACGATCCTCATCTTTCTCGTCTGCTTCTCTCCCTACCACATCTTTCTGCTAGTGCGCACCCTGTTGGAGCGGGACTGCAACTTCATCGCAG GAATATTTAACTACTACCACTTGTCGTTGTTGCTGACCAGCCTGAATTGCGTGGCTGACCCTGCTCTCTACTGTTTTGTAAGCGAAAGTGCCCGCCGTGGCCTGTACAGCGCCATATTGCGGCCTGTTGCCAGGATACTGTGCTGTTGCTGTCGCCGTGGCAATGCCAGCCCAGGCAACCCAGCCACCGATTCCCATGAAGTCGCCACCGATGAGAACAATGGCCATCCAACTGtgatgctgctcacacacaccagcacactcAACAACCTAAAAACCGACGCTTCCAGGGAAAACTCAATTTTAatcacacagactgatgaaaaAACTGGCAAACCCTTAATTGTACAAAATGAGAGACTCTCTGACAAATGTGTGGAGCCCAGCTGTGTCATAGCCATGGAAGAGCATTGCCAAAAGACAGAGAATACCGAAGAGAGTGACAAGAACACCAGCTAA